One segment of Vidua macroura isolate BioBank_ID:100142 chromosome 24, ASM2450914v1, whole genome shotgun sequence DNA contains the following:
- the FAM72A gene encoding protein FAM72A isoform X1 encodes MASSGCTFADRCVSVLCCRFCRQVLSSRGMRAVLLADTDTDLYSTDIPPSGTVDFIGSCYFTEICKCKLKNIACLKCGNVVGYHVICPCKPCLLSCNNGHLWMFHSQAVFGINRLDPSGVNALLWGNLPDLEESTEDTSCTSEEEYIR; translated from the exons ATGGCCTCCAGCGGCTGCACGTTCGCGGACCGGTGCGTGAGCGTGCTGTGCTGCCGGTTCTGCCGGCAGGTGCTGAGCTCGCGGGGCATGCGGGCGGTGCTGCTGGCGGACACCGACACCGACCTCTACTCCACCGACATCCCGCCCTCGGG cactgtCGATTTCATCGGAAGCTGCTACTTCACTGAGATCTGCAAGTGCAAACTGAAGAACATCGCCTGTTTGAAGTG TGGGAATGTCGTTGGCTACCACGTGATTTGCCCCTGCAAGCCCTGCCTGCTGTCCTGCAACAACGGCCACCTCTGGATGTTCCACAGCCAGGCAGTGTTTGGCATCAACAGACTGGACCCTTCTG GTGTGAATGCATTGCTGTGGGGCAACCTGCCCGATCTGGAGGAAAGCACAGAAGACACGTCCTGCACCTCTGAGGAGGAGTACATCAGATAA
- the FAM72A gene encoding protein FAM72A isoform X2: MRAVLLADTDTDLYSTDIPPSGTVDFIGSCYFTEICKCKLKNIACLKCGNVVGYHVICPCKPCLLSCNNGHLWMFHSQAVFGINRLDPSGVNALLWGNLPDLEESTEDTSCTSEEEYIR; the protein is encoded by the exons ATGCGGGCGGTGCTGCTGGCGGACACCGACACCGACCTCTACTCCACCGACATCCCGCCCTCGGG cactgtCGATTTCATCGGAAGCTGCTACTTCACTGAGATCTGCAAGTGCAAACTGAAGAACATCGCCTGTTTGAAGTG TGGGAATGTCGTTGGCTACCACGTGATTTGCCCCTGCAAGCCCTGCCTGCTGTCCTGCAACAACGGCCACCTCTGGATGTTCCACAGCCAGGCAGTGTTTGGCATCAACAGACTGGACCCTTCTG GTGTGAATGCATTGCTGTGGGGCAACCTGCCCGATCTGGAGGAAAGCACAGAAGACACGTCCTGCACCTCTGAGGAGGAGTACATCAGATAA